DNA from Solenopsis invicta isolate M01_SB chromosome 4, UNIL_Sinv_3.0, whole genome shotgun sequence:
agttatcaaatttattaattaatactgcTACAGTAGAACCTCCTTAACTTTAGCCCTCTATAATCTTTGCATTTCTTCACACGTACTTTCACAAACATTAATATCATACCCCTTTCTTTTATGGACTACCCTTACCACAGCACGAGTCTACCAATCACCGTGTATTTTGCTTGCGCaagtacacggtgattggtAGACTCGTGCTGTGGTGAGGATGTTCTATAACTTCGACATTCCGATTTTATCGCCCCATAAGATCAAAGTTAAGGATACTCTACTGTATcaaaacaaacattttaaatattatatcaagaaaaaaattagtagttAGTTGTACTCACTTGCCAGTAACATATTTCGTTTTCTATTACTTCTCGGACTGCTATTACATTTATTCAAACTACTATGGAGGCCGATGCTCTTAGCTACCATCATAGCTCTATTAACaacacttttctctctctctacactTTTATCCTTCTCTGATAATCTCTGCTTTAAATCTGACGGCGGTGTTTGTTTCGAGTGCGTTATACCGTCAGGACAATCGATATTGCGAGAGTGATCAAACCTATAACAGTCTGTTATGGATTGATCTGAGCAAAcgaatttttcaacaaatgttTCATACTTTTCAAAGGAACACTTTTCTTCTCTCGACCGCTtgtcattattttcattatacaaCGAGACGTCAGATAAGTTTAAACGATCAAACGTTTGATCGCTTAAACTTAGAACTCGTGGTTCGCCAATAAAGTCCGTCGAATTTTTCTTGTAAGTAAGCATACGCACGTCCGAGGAGTCCCATTTGTCTTGACAATCCGAATTGCTTCTAACGTGATTAGCGCACGGACTTAAATCTACTTTTTTACAGTCTCGCTTTACGCAGGATTTCTCCGGAACTTGTGGCTTCGGCGAGTCCTCCGAAGCTCGCGGAGTGTTCGAGTTGATTATCGCCTGACTCGTATAATATTTACGAGGTGGCGGTTCCGGAGGCTTCTCAATCTTTTTAACGGACTCGATCTTTGGTATTTCTACATAGCGACAGGACTGCACTGTGGCCTGTGAGGACAAGTCCGCGGatttttcctctttaatttGAATCTTTGAAACATTACGAGTAACACTCAACAGATCGTCTTCAATAGATCTAATATTGTTATTGTTTGGCGACAAGTTTTCTCTCGATAGCACCGAGGAAAACTTATTTTCCAGCAATTCTACACGAGTTAAGGTACGACAATCGATTATTTGTGAaattttgtctaatttttgCGACATCTCATTTCTTTCGATGCTGTTGCTgatattactactactactattattactacaactattactatttttatcgCCATTATTACCATTAATACTATTGTTGTTGCTGCTATTATTACTGTTACTATTATtgctactattactactactaccactactactattactactaccactactattactactactactactactactgctgctgctactactactactactactgctaCTACTACTGCTACATTCGACTTTATCAGCATTCCGGTGACACTTGCATGCCAAACTTTTCGAATGAACAGCTTTGAAGTATTCAGTCACGACGTTCTCGCATTCAACTGCAAACTTATTGTGTTCAAGAGCATTCTTGTTTTTTTCCTCTGTGCtattctcaaaatttacaatatcTATTCTTTTAGGCACTTCAAAGGCACTTGCTTGCTCCTCCGCATTCTCACGCGCAACCTGTCTCTCAATATTGCTAATTTTTCGAGCGACATTACCGTCACATATATCATCGGACATTTCTTTACACTtgtagcttgtatctttgaattttttatgatcAATCGTACAAACATcaacttttgttaaattattgttCGACGTGTGATCAAACGAATTCAATTTCTCGGTATCAGACAGATCATACGCAGAGATACTACAGATTTTATCTAATTTACCGGGCCTTTCAATATGTCGTGTGCCAATCTCTTTGTCACTTGGCACACTCTCGTTAGTACTACAATTATCGCTAACAGATTTAGTATATTCATCTAAAGGCACAGTCATATCGTTTAAATTATTGCTATCGCCGACATTATCCGTGGACGCTTGCAGATGCTCTACATTAATacctttatttacaatatttgcacCATCATTACAGTTTTGCGTAAGAGTAACTTTTTCCTTCGTATCGACCGGACGTGCGTTCTTAGCATCGGTCAATTTCTCCTCAAATTGCACCTTTTTATTCGTTTGCTCGTTCTTGCTCTTCTTTCTCGCTGACTCTAATCCTAAACACGTTTGGGGCCGTATATTTACCATTGGCACACTGTCCAAACCGTGGGCGCAAGACGCTGATTTATCGCGCAACTGAACGGCCGCGTTGTGCTCTCGCTTCAACTCCTTCCAAAATCGTTCGAGATTAATACCGTATTTGGACGTGGGACTGGCGCCTGTTATTGTAGCCCGCCTTTGGACTAAGCTTCTCGGTTTAGCGTACAGCTGCGACTCTGATTCGCTGTCAGAATCGCTACTGTCTGTAGTCATTATATCCAACATTTTGACTGCATCTAAAATACTTGCTGGCTCTCCATCGGATTTCTTTGGCATGTgtctatattataaaataatttttttgttaaatataaataaaaattaaaaattttgcaattaaatttaaaataaaaactgcaaTGTTTGTTGAACTAACAAAAGACATTGCgtatgtgcatgtgtgtgtgtgtgtgtgtgtgtgtgtgtgtgtgtgtgtgtgtgtgtgtgtgtgtgtgtgtgtgcgcgcgcgcgtgtgtgtgtgtgtgtacaatgCTGTGCATTAATCGCGTGGCCCTGCTGCTCTGTTGAACACTACTAGTAATACTATGGGTTCTGTAGACATTATTGCATGTCAGTTACGACACTACTGGATGTCAATAGTGACACTACTGTATACTACTGTATTAGCGGTGTATTAGGTTGTTTTTTCGTGAGCACCACGCGAATTAATGCACTGCACTATACACACTATATGATGTCCAAGAAAAAAAAGGCAATTTCTCATGAATGTGCAAATCAGAAAAATcctgacaaaaatttttctcatatctcataataacaatttcatattttataaagatttctttaaaaatatacattttattaacatattactCTCCTtcgttattttttgtttctcactCGTCCTCGTGAAGCTATGCGCGTTTTACGTTTCTATTATATAGTTACAACGTAAtgagataatttttaatcacaattttACTTACAAGGAAAACCCGCTAAAAGCagatcaccgattttaataaaattttatgaatgtaTTCACTCACACTTTTACTGTAGCAAAGCCATAAGTTGCGAAAAGTaggcattttcgagaaaatgatgataataattaaatattttcagcacttatagtaccgttacagaagaatGATTGTGGAGTCAGAGGCGTAGCATGCAGAGTTAGAATATTGACTGTCACGTTTGGATCCcaggatataaataaattaaaacacgTACATTTCAACCCTCTAGATTCTTCTCAATGCATACTGTTTGTCGAGAAAACATAAGGATCTTTGAATCCTCTATTCATTCTCGTTAAGTGTGTTTCAACCATTAAATTGTTACCGTGCAACATTGACAACACTGTcaatatattaactttttaggTAGGATTATTTTCTAtccatttatttaacttttattaataatataacgaCATTTATGATTAAGACCACATACACATTTCACGAGAAGAGAGAATTCAAGGATCAAAATCTTTGTGACTATTCCGCGAACAgtatacattgagaaaaatctgaagaatgcgttttttaatttatttgtatatgtaaTGAATAGTgtaaaatatactaaataataCACATACAACGGCATTAACTCAAacagaaattttccaaatttaattatttttatactagataaaaaagttaatgttcaACCGATGTACATACTCTTGAGATTGCCCAtcttttcttaaatatcttataCGCatcaatcaaataaaaaaaagcaggACTATAATTAATGAATCAAAATATACTAATCATacatattaagataaaaatgcaGCTTACCTAGGTGATGGCATTGCAAAATCAGGTATTGTTAATAATTCTGGTCTGGGAGACGAAAGTTTACGTCCTTGTTTTGCAAAAGAGGTGTTTTTGTTACTTGGAAGTTTATACGGTTTTATGTAAATTTGCCCAAATATTTTAGTATGCCTCGGTCTACGTTTTATGGTTAGAAGCATTTCGGCTGGGCTCTCACGAAATAACTCAAGCAAATTCTTCCTTTCCCAACCAACTACTGTTTGATAATTTACCTAAATTTAGacgattttataattgtataatttgtcaaaatttatactatgcaaaaataaaataaatatataaataagatattaccTGAACTATCTCGTCTCCTTCCGTCATTTTTCCAGACAGATGTGCAGCAGATCCGAGTTTAATTTCAGTTATTTGATGTACTCCATGAAAAGATGGTAAAATGGTAAAACcctgaagaaatattttaataattaaacaaataatattttagttaaattaataacatacgATATATTTGAAGGGTTTCTTACAAAAAccaaaaacttatttttttttaatcttagtTATGGTGCCAAATCATTCTCCATTAATAACGTCAATTTAGTTCTAGCGAGAATGAAACaagaaatatagataaataataaaatttttgcaagaagTTAACTAAGTTcagagatttttcattttttgttaatacgtcctcaaaatattaattaaaactttgttcttAAATCTCCACAATTGTAGAAATTGCTGCGAgaaagaattgatcaatcacaataATCAATTCGCTGAATTATACTAAAAAAGAGGTTTGATCGATTCTCTCTCCGTCCAAGATCTCGGAGCATTGTAAACACGAggctttataattattttatgcctagataaaaaaaatatcccgGAAGtaccaggttcgaaccctgggtggggtgttatttttcgcaataaatttctttaattttttcaggaagaaatgggtatatagatgcaaattagcatcaattaaattaaattatattaaattatattaattatattaaattaattaattaaataaaaatcgtaatattactaattcttattcgacatgctgtgttacgaccggaaaaacaattcggcgcacattctggttgaattcgaagaaatatataaaatcacatgaataaatataggcactaagatctagctacgaccgaagaaggcctTCTTATCATCATtgtgttgttaaaaaaaatatataaaaagaaatataaaaggatTGTTGTTATTAAcagcaatttgtaaaatttgataaataacaagtgcaaacatt
Protein-coding regions in this window:
- the LOC105196054 gene encoding serine-rich adhesin for platelets isoform X4, which encodes MAYVNVAEWKADQVCEWLKGLDSTVLPYIHSFLNHNVNGQQLLNLQSQDLEQLGVMKLGHQEIILEAVECLRRFHYDLDKENLQLLALRLSSQAHSLHKELCRQRDSEPVTTQTLSDVASIMMVVKPLVRWMDYPPFSGHIEYHGKKVELMKISIEMATCAQRDRFAEKPVQDIRTTCRQLATLADYIVQDIVDPIILQPASLDLATLKKKSSDDLGFTILPSFHGVHQITEIKLGSAAHLSGKMTEGDEIVQVNYQTVVGWERKNLLELFRESPAEMLLTIKRRPRHTKIFGQIYIKPYKLPSNKNTSFAKQGRKLSSPRPELLTIPDFAMPSPRHMPKKSDGEPASILDAVKMLDIMTTDSSDSDSESESQLYAKPRSLVQRRATITGASPTSKYGINLERFWKELKREHNAAVQLRDKSASCAHGLDSVPMVNIRPQTCLGLESARKKSKNEQTNKKVQFEEKLTDAKNARPVDTKEKVTLTQNCNDGANIVNKGINVEHLQASTDNVGDSNNLNDMTVPLDEYTKSVSDNCSTNESVPSDKEIGTRHIERPGKLDKICSISAYDLSDTEKLNSFDHTSNNNLTKVDVCTIDHKKFKDTSYKCKEMSDDICDGNVARKISNIERQVARENAEEQASAFEVPKRIDIVNFENSTEEKNKNALEHNKFAVECENVVTEYFKAVHSKSLACKCHRNADKVECSSSSSSSSSSSSSSSSSSSSSNSSGSSNSSSGSSSNSSNNSNSNNSSNNNSINGNNGDKNSNSCSNNSSSSNISNSIERNEMSQKLDKISQIIDCRTLTRVELLENKFSSVLSRENLSPNNNNIRSIEDDLLSVTRNVSKIQIKEEKSADLSSQATVQSCRYVEIPKIESVKKIEKPPEPPPRKYYTSQAIINSNTPRASEDSPKPQVPEKSCVKRDCKKVDLSPCANHVRSNSDCQDKWDSSDVRMLTYKKNSTDFIGEPRVLSLSDQTFDRLNLSDVSLYNENNDKRSREEKCSFEKYETFVEKFVCSDQSITDCYRFDHSRNIDCPDGITHSKQTPPSDLKQRLSEKDKSVEREKSVVNRAMMVAKSIGLHSSLNKCNSSPRSNRKRNMLLAKRRNVSVRDIGTGDLEGWLTYRSRGAGGAWAKAWFVLKYSSLYRFKTQDSTKADCLIVLTGFTVSPADEVKSRKYSFKVYHTGTVFYFAADNEDNLMLWLDAVSKGTLRADAQNQNVELYSETDESDSESHKSKTKCSPPESSKPNREKSFGSLKKSMRKDVGLFKDHETGGASLDRKYLKFLHARNQSLPVPTAQFRSYRRVLPTSTSNKKDDCYINSPDLQVTVAGSTFYGLTTSQSVTDVSNNLDMSDYRYSTDRRPDNSQSFVTQEEFIVSQQDEEERQFTNKSMSSHVISLLSDHVQHRNLNDNVTYSEQIRQLTADASLNDIGNIYGKTDDEMLSNACVHLKNANAHVHASRQFVKDNAIALQSENETSCMNDIKSYGKCMTIGQKRIWDSSSYVQKKGVQELGSAQKPKHDNSFHWKGTINPNKQNSSNKDIDYELNKRVQSSSHESCKILHDFTPRNIGYSGSSGDLASHAMPESQQQCVKKDISISRKGSFNVTNRCDHNSIDKRWLDSLKRSDKKNSSCDKNRLKNVAQYQPPPIPTSPFEQERMRAAFEMHLDKNDHVQKASRLKVLFGTKQQKPTTLDLPKNTQKIVLGSAISLQQLARKCQSALGLRGK
- the LOC105196054 gene encoding serine-rich adhesin for platelets isoform X6, which gives rise to MAYVNVAEWKADQVCEWLKGLDSTVLPYIHSFLNHNVNGQQLLNLQSQDLEQLGVMKLGHQEIILEAVECLRRFHYDLDKENLQLLALRLSSQAHSLHKELCRQRDSEPVTTQTLSDVASIMMVVKPLVRWMDYPPFSGHIEYHGKKVELMKISIEMATCAQRDRFAEKPVQDIRTTCRQLATLADYIVQDIVDPIILQPASLDLATLKKKSSDDLGFTILPSFHGVHQITEIKLGSAAHLSGKMTEGDEIVQVNYQTVVGWERKNLLELFRESPAEMLLTIKRRPRHTKIFGQIYIKPYKLPSNKNTSFAKQGRKLSSPRPELLTIPDFAMPSPRHMPKKSDGEPASILDAVKMLDIMTTDSSDSDSESESQLYAKPRSLVQRRATITGASPTSKYGINLERFWKELKREHNAAVQLRDKSASCAHGLDSVPMVNIRPQTCLGLESARKKSKNEQTNKKVQFEEKLTDAKNARPVDTKEKVTLTQNCNDGANIVNKGINVEHLQASTDNVGDSNNLNDMTVPLDEYTKSVSDNCSTNESVPSDKEIGTRHIERPGKLDKICSISAYDLSDTEKLNSFDHTSNNNLTKVDVCTIDHKKFKDTSYKCKEMSDDICDGNVARKISNIERQVARENAEEQASAFEVPKRIDIVNFENSTEEKNKNALEHNKFAVECENVVTEYFKAVHSKSLACKCHRNADKVECSSSSSSSSSSSSSSSSSSSSSNSSGSSNSSSGSSSNSSNNSNSNNSSNNNSINGNNGDKNSNSCSNNSSSSNISNSIERNEMSQKLDKISQIIDCRTLTRVELLENKFSSVLSRENLSPNNNNIRSIEDDLLSVTRNVSKIQIKEEKSADLSSQATVQSCRYVEIPKIESVKKIEKPPEPPPRKYYTSQAIINSNTPRASEDSPKPQVPEKSCVKRDCKKVDLSPCANHVRSNSDCQDKWDSSDVRMLTYKKNSTDFIGEPRVLSLSDQTFDRLNLSDVSLYNENNDKRSREEKCSFEKYETFVEKFVCSDQSITDCYRFDHSRNIDCPDGITHSKQTPPSDLKQRLSEKDKSVEREKSVVNRAMMVAKSIGLHSSLNKCNSSPRSNRKRNMLLAKRRNVSVRDIGTGDLEGWLTYRSRGAGGAWAKAWFVLKYSSLYRFKTQDSTKADCLIVLTGFTVSPADEVKSRKYSFKVYHTGTVFYFAADNEDNLMLWLDAVSKGTLRADAQNQNVELYSETDESDSESHKSKTKCSPPESSKPNREKSFGSLKKSMRKDVGLFKDHETGGASLDRKYLKFLHARNQSLPVPTAQFRSYRRVLPTSTSNKKDDCYINSPDLQVTVAGSTFYGLTTSQSVTDVSNNLDMSDYRYSTDRRPDNSQSFVTQEEFIVSQQDEEERQFTNKSMSSHVISLLSDHVQHRNLNDNVTYSEQIRQLTADASLNDIGNIYGKTDDEMLSNACVHLKNANAHVHASRQFVKDNAIALQSENETSCMNDIKSYGKCMTIGQKRIWDSSSYVQKKGVQELGSAQKPKHDNSFHWKGTINPNKQNSSNKDIDYELNKRVQSSSHESCKILHDFTPRNIVFCL
- the LOC105196054 gene encoding serine-rich adhesin for platelets isoform X5, which codes for MAYVNVAEWKADQVCEWLKGLDSTVLPYIHSFLNHNVNGQQLLNLQSQDLEQLGVMKLGHQEIILEAVECLRRFHYDLDKENLQLLALRLSSQAHSLHKELCRQRDSEPVTTQTLSDVASIMMVVKPLVRWMDYPPFSGHIEYHGKKVELMKISIEMATCAQRDRFAEKPVQDIRTTCRQLATLADYIVQDIVDPIILQPASLDLATLKKKSSDDLGFTILPSFHGVHQITEIKLGSAAHLSGKMTEGDEIVQVNYQTVVGWERKNLLELFRESPAEMLLTIKRRPRHTKIFGQIYIKPYKLPSNKNTSFAKQGRKLSSPRPELLTIPDFAMPSPRHMPKKSDGEPASILDAVKMLDIMTTDSSDSDSESESQLYAKPRSLVQRRATITGASPTSKYGINLERFWKELKREHNAAVQLRDKSASCAHGLDSVPMVNIRPQTCLGLESARKKSKNEQTNKKVQFEEKLTDAKNARPVDTKEKVTLTQNCNDGANIVNKGINVEHLQASTDNVGDSNNLNDMTVPLDEYTKSVSDNCSTNESVPSDKEIGTRHIERPGKLDKICSISAYDLSDTEKLNSFDHTSNNNLTKVDVCTIDHKKFKDTSYKCKEMSDDICDGNVARKISNIERQVARENAEEQASAFEVPKRIDIVNFENSTEEKNKNALEHNKFAVECENVVTEYFKAVHSKSLACKCHRNADKVECSSSSSSSSSSSSSSSSSSSSSNSSGSSNSSSGSSSNSSNNSNSNNSSNNNSINGNNGDKNSNSCSNNSSSSNISNSIERNEMSQKLDKISQIIDCRTLTRVELLENKFSSVLSRENLSPNNNNIRSIEDDLLSVTRNVSKIQIKEEKSADLSSQATVQSCRYVEIPKIESVKKIEKPPEPPPRKYYTSQAIINSNTPRASEDSPKPQVPEKSCVKRDCKKVDLSPCANHVRSNSDCQDKWDSSDVRMLTYKKNSTDFIGEPRVLSLSDQTFDRLNLSDVSLYNENNDKRSREEKCSFEKYETFVEKFVCSDQSITDCYRFDHSRNIDCPDGITHSKQTPPSDLKQRLSEKDKSVEREKSVVNRAMMVAKSIGLHSSLNKCNSSPRSNRKRNMLLAKRRNVSVRDIGTGDLEGWLTYRSRGAGGAWAKAWFVLKYSSLYRFKTQDSTKADCLIVLTGFTVSPADEVKSRKYSFKVYHTGTVFYFAADNEDNLMLWLDAVSKGTLRADAQNQNVELYSETDESDSESHKSKTKCSPPESSKPNREKSFGSLKKSMRKDVGLFKDHETGGASLDRKYLKFLHARNQSLPVPTAQFRSYRRVLPTSTSNKKDDCYINSPDLQVTVAGSTFYGLTTSQSVTDVSNNLDMSDYRYSTDRRPDNSQSFVTQEEFIVSQQDEEERQFTNKSMSSHVISLLSDHVQHRNLNDNVTYSEQIRQLTADASLNDIGNIYGKTDDEMLSNACVHLKNANAHVHASRQFVKDNAIALQSENETSCMNDIKSYGKCMTIGQKRIWDSSSYVQKKGVQELGSAQKPKHDNSFHWKGTINPNKQNSSNKDIDYELNKRVQSSSHESCKILHDFTPRNIGYSGSSGDLASHAMPESQQQCVKKDISISRKGSFNVTNRCDHNSIDKRWLDSLKRSDKKNSSCDKNRLKNVAQYQPPPIPTSPFEQERMRAAFEMHLDKNDHVQKASRLKVLFGTKQQKPTTLDLPKNTQKIVLVRWWIFIQP